In the Tachyglossus aculeatus isolate mTacAcu1 chromosome 6, mTacAcu1.pri, whole genome shotgun sequence genome, ATCAGTATTATGGACTGTTGGCTGCCCCGTTAGAAGTTTAGCTAGGAGGATGAATGCAATGAATCAAATGAGGCTTGGGGATTTCATTCGTCTTTACGCCCACTCCCTCCAATTATTATGGATGGTGAGAGCTACTCAGGAGGAAGCCAAGCCACAGCGGACACTTGCCACCGGCATGGGTAAGACTTTCCGACGGTCCGTTACCCCTCAAAATGCAGACGGAAGCTGGGGATGGATTTGAAGAAAAGGCAAAGCGGAGTGAAAAGCTGATCTGGGAAAGGTATTTCATGCTTTGGGAGCAAAGGGAGGCATTCTTTAAAAGTGAAGGACGGGacactctctttttctctgcatAATACGTGTATTATCCTGGCTTTCAAAAATCTACCGAGCCCTCCTAAAGCCAGCAGCTTGTAGTGTATCATACACGACTCCTTTCAGGCAAAGCAAGGATAAATGAAAAGGATAAATAAAAATTCCATTCAGATCGCAAGTCGGTATTTCAATTTCCTACAACTGCAGAATGATTACAAGTGAATTACGGATTTGGGATCCAAAATGCAGTACGTATAGTGTTATTAAGTCCTAGATACCCTGTGCAATTCCTTATTGTTTCTGAAATCCAGCTTTCTGAATGATAAAATATCCAACAGGTCTCAAGAATGCCAGGGGTAAAGAGGGAAtttgaggaatgaatgaatcaatcaatcaatcagtgacacatattgagcatttactgcatgcagaactaaggccttgggagaggacactagaattggtagaaacgatccctgcactcaagaggcttacaatctagtgggttgAACAAACCTTAAAATAGGTTAgaaagaggggaagcagcagagtatgagGTTATGTACTTAGGTGtcccacagcatggctcagtggaacaagcacgggcttgggagtcagaggtcatgggttcaaatcccggctctgccgcttgtcagctgtgtgactttgggcaagtcacttaacttctctgggcctcagttccctcatctgtaaaatggggattaagaatgtgagccccacatgagacaacctgatcaccttgtatcctccccagtgcttagaacagtgctttgcacatagtaagcgcttaacaaataccaaaattattattacactggacAAAGGGTCGGTGGCGAAAGAGATGGAATCGAGGTGCAGTAAGTAAGTTGgtgtgagagaagaaaaatgtatAGGttggatggaaagagagaggagtgaggacaagtaagcagagaagcagcgtggcccagcagaCAGAGCGCAGgcgtgggagtcacaaggacctgagttctagtcctggctccgccacttttctgcagtgtgaccttgggcaagtcacttcaatcctctgggcctcatttacctcatctgtaaaatggggattaagactgtgagccctctgtgggacagggactgtgtccaacctgattaacttttagtaataataataataatggcatttgttaagtgcttactatgtgcaaagcagtgttctaagcactggggtggatacaaggtgatcaggttatcccacatggggctcacagtcttaatccccattttacagatgagggaattgaggcacagagaagttaagtaacttgcccatagtcacactgctgacaaatggtagagctgggattagaacccatgacctctgactcccaagcccgggctctttccactgagccacgctgcttctcatgcttgtatctaccccagtgcttagaacagtgcttgacacatagttagtgcttaataaataccattattattattactactactactacagggaggagggaggactgattaagtgccttaaagccaatggcaaggagtttctgttcgatgcagagatgCATAAGCAACCACtgcaggttgggagtcagaagggtgtgggttctagtcccggctccaccacttgcctgctgtgtgaccttgggatagtcacttcacttctctaggcctcattctcttcttctgtaaaatcaatcaatcaatcaatcgtatttattgagcacttactgtgtgcagagcactgtactaagcgcttgggaaatacaagttggcaacatatagatacagtccctacccaacagtgggctcacagtctaaaaatcgcacagtaaaatggcgattatcactacgagccccatgtgggacagggactgcatccaacctaattagctgatatctacctcagcacttagtatagtgcctggcatacaagtgctttacaaataccaaaaaaaaaaaggactgcaAAGATACCCAGGAGTCCCTGTGGGCTGGGGAGATAAGAACGTCTTACCAGGAGGAAGTGTGATCTGGGACTGTGgaaagggggtggcaggggggcagAAATCAGCTTAACAGGCTGGCACAGGACTTCCCCAGCCTCAAACCATGCAGCGGATGAGCCCGTGCCTTGCCAGGCTTTAGCTGGGGGGCCTGCTGCCCTGCAGGGTTCTGGGGTTGCACTGGAAACTCCTTCAGGACAAGGTCATGCCAACTGActctagtgcactctcccaagtgcttattgtggtatttgttaagcaattactctgtgccgggcactgtactcagagctggggcagatacaaggtaattgggtaatTTCCCACACAGTcctaaccctattttacagatgaggtaactgaggcccagaattgcactgacttgcccgaggtcacacggcagacacatggcagagacaggattaaaacccaggcccttctgatgtcCAATCCCGCGCTCTATCTGTTAAGCCACGatgcttttcaagtgcttagtgcagtgctctgcacacattaagcactcgggaagtatgaccgattgactgattgattgattgatgaaggcagATTGGTCCAGTATGCTACCTTCAGAATCCGGGCTGATGAAGCTAGTGAGATGGCAGGGCTCAATCTGCAAGACATTGTGCTGAGGACCAGATCCAACCTACTCCAGAGTGTGTGCGTCCCCCACAAGGCCTCCCCGGGTGGTGACCAGCCAGCTTCGTTAATCCgaatcctccaactcccttctggaaCACACCAACTATGTAGGAccgggactctgcccaacctgattctctcctaactacctcggtgcttagaacagtgcctgcaacaataagctcttaacgaatacaatttaaaaaagaaaatggaaggatCTCAGCATGTTTCAATGGGAGAACCGACTGCATTGAGATGGGATGGCAATGGTGGCAATCTTTTGTGCAAAATAGAAAGTCATAACGCTGCCTCTAGAGCTGGCTGGACACTGGGGTGGAGGCGGGGGTGGGACACCACAATATGGGAATTCCGCAGTCCTGTCCCTACCTTCCTACCCCTAGTGCAGGTTGCTCCAGAAGAACCACCTTGGAGACTGTCCCAGTGAAGGCGCCGGTGTTGTGGTGAACTTTGGGGGACAGATGGCGGCGGATGAAACATGGGCCTGTCCGGTGAAAACCCAGAAGACAGTACGTGCCCACTGGGGCAAAATGGAAAGGACACGAggctataatcccggctccaccaactgcctgctgagtgactttgggcaagtcacttgacttgtctgagcctcggtttcctcatctgaataaaCGGggctaagatccctgctctccctttcccctagaCCTTGAGCagcatgtgggttagggacttgtgttcaataataataataataatggcatttattaagcgcttgatatgagcaaagcactgttctaagcgctgggaaggttacatggtgatcaggttgtcccacgggggggctcacagtcttaatccccatttaacagatgaggtaactgaggcacggagaagttaagtgacttgcccgaagtcacatagctgacaagtggcggtgccgggatttgaacccttgacctctgactccaaagcccgggctctttccactgagccacgctgcttcccatcatctTATAGTGCAATCACCCCAGCATtcagcatagtgtttggcacatactacacatttaaaaatattatcattattgtttttagcACGACTGATTGCTATGCCTATCCCAGGCCATGATTTCCACCCTACTGCCCCCTAGTACTAACCACAGGGCAGACCTGACTTCTGTTCCGGCAGCCCAAGGAGATTTCATAACTGTGTTGTCCTCCTTTGCTGCAAAAGGCTACTCCTGGGCAAAGAACCAAGACACTTGCCCTTTGGCTTTTCCTCTGGCCCTGTGCCCAGCACTAATTTACTCTCAGGGAATGAACTGGCTACTGTTCCATAGCCCTAGGGTACGTTTTGATAAACAGCATTTCTACTAGTCTCAATGGTCCCGTAAGTCATAAAAGAGCTAGGTTTTCTCCAAAAATGAGTCTCTTGACAAGTTATAGGCTCACTGAAGGGAGGTTTTGTGACTTCTAACTCTATCAaggtctctcaagcacttagtatgtcatTCTGTACACGGTAGACATTCACTACATACTATCGATTGAAGACAGCATCCGGGTTCTGAACATTATTTTCTGGACATTATTTTTCTGTTTCCAAGTTAGATAACCCTTTAAATGTGGCATCACAAGACCCTCCGCCACTCCGTTGTTAGCAGGATGATGGTTTCCACTTGTTTTCTCTTTGTCTCCCAGTGGCAGTATCTCTTTGTGATTCCATAACTTTGCTTCTGAAGACTCTCTCATACACTGGACAAGGAGATACATACAACATCACAGTATGTAACGTGATGTCATCACCTCTGCCGCTGTGTCAAACTAGGCTGATTTTCCACGATCCTAAAGCATTTCTCTGGCTCCAATACTTGGTCCAGTAACTTTGAGCTCCCCTCCCATATCAGTGTCAGGTCTGTTGTGGAGACAGGAACCTAGGTGGACTCCGGGAAtaaaataccacacacaaaaatgttcagtaccGCAGCCAGACTGGACAGGAGAGGTACTAGATGAAAAGAATAGTCATTCTAAGGCTCTACAGCACCAATCCTTTTACAGAgcgggctgaggggagaggaaaggagaaatcatAAATGGTGGATATTGTGAGAACTGAAGGAAAAAGGACTCAAAGAGAAGGTTCTGAAGAGATTCCCTCAGGGTGCGCCTGGAGGAAAATCAGGAAGATGGGGTTTTCTTTGTATACGTgggagttttttctttttttgcggggcggggcaggggggtgtgCGGACGGCTATGAACCactgcatttggaagagtatcgGTCCACCACAAGAGGGAAGTGGTCCTGGAAAAAAGCTTTCAAATTAGTGAAGATGACAGGATCCAGAAAGCAGAAGCTGAAATTTTTGTTGTGGCCGTAGTCATTTTTAGAGGACTTTCCACCTCGGGTCGGGTCCTGTGTTTTGGCCAAAAGCATGAAAATACTTTCCAGTGAGGAGAAATTGGAGCAGGGACAGACAAGGGATAAATAGAGACTGCAGACAGAAGGAGGATGCCAAAGCATTTTTGATTGTCTGCAGAGACTTCTAGTTGTCCATATTTAGTCACTACTTTAATTAGAGAAGTGCTCATAAGGTCTCGTCCTCCTTCCCAAATCATACTATTATtttctctgtggctttgggcaaatgcAATACAGCTGTGGACTTTCTAACCATTAAAATAAAGAGATTATCACTGAAAGTATCAACTCCGATCAAACCCTGATGATAAGTATTCACTGTCACCTGAAGCTCGGATGAGCAAAATCAAGTTTTAATGTGGAAGATAATAGTGTTGTTCCTTTCAGAATCCCTCTCTTAAGGAACAAATAAAATCGTGGGACCCGAATATGTCACCTTAGCTATATAAGTTCCTAAACCGCTTGATTTGAGCGTGTGTGATTTCTCCTATTGTTTTCTTCACAGTTCATCACTTCAAAATATCTCTTTGAAACATTTCAAGTCAAAGCATAAGTCATGGCTCCTGATAAATGTTCCCACTTTTTGAATCATGAGAGGCAGTCAAATGATCAATGGTGGTTACCCCATTCAATTTTTAAAACATGGCTCGGTACATGAAGTAGAGAATACATATTCATTCCACATCTGATAACATTTGTGATTCTTCTTTGATCCTTCACTGCCACCCTTGGGCTCCAGCTCCCCTGCTtggctcattttttttcttttgtttcaggGCTAATAGTGTCCCCTGGGGCCATTTCAGTGCTTCCTATTAGACATTGTCCTTGCCTGTCTTTGGCCTTTCTTCCAGCAACCTGTCTTTTCTTCCcctcatatcttttttttttttcctggaaaatcTGTCTCTAACCTTATTTTGGACCATTAAAATGAATTTGCTTTCTACTAACAGTCAAATCTTCTCAAACCATGAGGACTTTCTAGTGAATGGCAGATAGTTTCCCCCACCCTATAGTATCTAATTTCTCATAAAGGAAATATCTATCATGTTAAAGTTTGTAACTATGCAgggatttttcttttccctctgaaTGTCTCAGCCCTACCTATTTAGTGTGCACAGCAGTGAATGTGAAAAGCGATTTTTGGCATTAATTCTGAATGCCGAGGTTGGAAAAAAGGTGAATATTTTGGCAGCTGAAGGACTTTGGtctaaaatgaaaagaaatcctTTTGAAATGGTTTAGCCTTTTCAGAGGGCAAGTTGTATTAGTTCTTGATTTCAGATTATTACACCTAGGGTAGTAATAATCAATTATACCAAGGGTGTAATAAACAGTTAAAGAACATATACATTAATGAAGGTGTGTTAACTGGAAATGAGGACTATATAaccaattattattagcaagccATTTAAGTTATTTTTGAACCATGTGATAGAATTGAACATACCAAATGAACACTAAATTGATTCCTAAGGTATGATTCCCttagttacacacacacacacacacacacacacacacatacacacacacacaaaacaaaacaaaaaaaacaaaagccaaaTCCAACAATAACCACCACTTATCTAGCTTCATTAGCATTTGGATTTCATATTTTGCTTAAGTAATGAAGCCATTAGCCCTGTGTTTGGCAAAAGAAAAATTATCTTGGCTTATTAACATTAAATAACATTTTGAAAGTTTCTAGTATGTGAGAGATTTCTGAGGGTTCTTAGGGATGCAAAAAAAGAagatggaaagaggaagagattaagcacttaactcaaAAGTAGTAAAATATATCAATTTTTCAGTTAATCCCTTATCTGTGAAAATGCATATTCATTTTAAGcgcattagaataataattacatCAGAAGACAATCTTCAGGGTTAAAAATTCAGGAAAGGCTAACCTTACTCTTTTATCTTCATGTACCAAACTTCTCAGAAAGATGGACAAAACACGCTCCTAAAGACAAATTTATGTGACATAGTACTACGACTACTCCGaataactgtggtgcttgttTAGGGCacactaggttccaggcactgtactatactaagcactggggtggatataagcactcCCTCATatctgtgttggacacagtttctgtcccccttggggctcacagtctcaatccccattttacagataagggaactgaggcacagagaagaaaaatgacttgcccaagctcgacagcagacaagtggtggagccaggattagaacccatgaccttctgaatctcaggcctgagctctagccactacaccccgctgcttctccttgccatTCTGAATGACTCTCAAGGACGAAAAGCCTCAATGTCTCTCAAAGAAGTCATGTCAAAAACCACCAGTGATTACAAGAAAATCTGTTGTCCACTGCAGTTTTTGGATAACCAGTTAATGGGATAAATTTACAGAAATTACTTGGGGAACCAAAGACCTCGCTAGCCAAATAAAGAATGCTAAATGGATAGACATGgaagcacgcacgcacacacaaacacacacacacacacactcacgtaCACAGCACACCCCTCCACGGCCTCCAAAACGTTCTCCACTGAGGAGAACACTTATTTAATTGAGCTGCTACCTAGGCAGGACTCTCTCATCCTGAGGGACGCTTACCAACCCAGCATCATCTCTGACCATGAGAAACTGGAGCGTGATCTCTATCCAGGACTAAAGACTCTAGTCACACTGCCCGAGGTATCCAGGTGTCCGGGACAACAGAAATTCAAGTGGCAAGACCGTGACTGGTCTAAAGCTAAAAGAAGTCTAAGGTCCCTATTTGAGTTTTGAGGGATGCAAACATTAATGCTCATGCAATTCAGCTGCAGATTCTTGAATCAGCCATaccaaaggaaaagagaaagaaataaagcATTTTGATGAACGGTTTGCCCTATAATATGGCAGGATGAGCTCGGTACACGGGTGATCAGAGTGTCAGTAACTCTCCATCGCAGAGCCACCACGGTCTCTAGAAGTACTGCCTACGTTGATGTCATCCGCTCAAAGAATGATAGACTGCTTTTGTCAAGAAAAAACGTTCTTCTACACTGAATATCATCCAGAGAGTCAAATGTTGTCTCCAGGCTCCCTTACATCCAAACAGGAGAGACAAAGAAACATTTTAAACTCCAATTCATTTAAAGAGAAACCTCTGAACGAGATCATCTCAGCCACCGCATTAGAAAGGGATGAGCCAGAGGTGTCGAAATCACTGAATCAGAGGCTCAGGGCTCCACAGAGCGTTACTAGGTCTGTGTTTTTGTTTGTCTGCTTGTGTTCAGAACACCCGATAGACACAGCTGATTCTCTAAAGGTCTCGGAGTTTGGATAACTTGCACGCATTCCCATctgccatcatttattcattcatccattcattcattccatcgaatttattgagcgcttactgtgtgcggagcactgtactaagcacttggaaagtacaagtcagcagcatatagagacggtccctacccaacaggctatTGTCATTCGCCTAACTTAAAAATTTCAGACTTTCTTTTCTGAATGCATTTCCCTGAATCCACTGACTTCTCTGGTTAAGACTATCCATCTGAGAGCATTATCTAGTCCATTACCCTGCAGAATGCCAAGACGAGTAGCCCTGAGTGGTGTCCTCCACATACTTTACATTCACCCCTGAAACGAGGAGTCAAGGAAGTCCTTCCCATCTTCCGTCATTCGCACCTGGTGGTCCTACGGTAACCGGCCTCCCTTCCCTGAGCCAGGAGAGCAGAGCGACTAGCTTGAAAATGGCCCACGTTTCTTTGGGGCGGGGAACAAAAAAGTAACAGCTGGCCTGCTTTTTAGAGTCCTTCGGGCCGGGTTCGGTTCCAAACTCCGTTAAGCATTAAGAAACACTTATCAGATCCTGCCGAGCTTTATTTCTTTGCAACCTGGACTAGATTACTTAGATCCCGGGGTAGATGATACAAGCGAGGACAGCGCCGTAACCCCTCTTTGTTTTAGAGCGTACGGCTTAATTCGGTGTCGATGCAAGAAGTGTCACACTGCCATCTACAGACACGACTCCCCCTAATCTGATCCCTTCAGCTCTCtgttccccccatcttccccctccctccaggcccacccTACAACAGGGCCTCCGTTCAAATTCTTCCAGCCCTACGGTCACCAACTATTTGTTTCAATGCCTGGGGAAAGGGGTCCACCCGGGGCGGGGGCCACTGGGTTTCTGCGGCGCTCGGCGTTCAGAGCGAGAGCGACGGCAACTCGGAACGGGGGAGGGAGGTTCGGTTCGGCTCGGAACCCGGTATTACCTGTCTGGTATGGATGGGCGCCGGGGTCTTGAAGCCGCCCTGACAGCCGCATTCCGAGACGCTATAGGGGTCCGAGCTGCTGGAGGAACATTTGGAGAGAGAGTCACAGCCCATCACGAAGGTGTTATCCAGAGGCAGTTCCTGTATGACATGGTGCTTCTTGGGGGGCACGGGAGTCTCGGGTTTGATCTGGAAGGTGGGCTGGGGAGAGGCGGATTTATAGTGCTTGGCTAAGTCTGGGCTATCGGGCTTAAAGGTGGTAGGGGTGGTGGCCCAGTTGTACTTGCCCATAGTCTGTTCTTCCAGCTCCACGGGGATGTCGAGGGTGCCGTTGATATGCTCGTGGCTGGGGTCGTCGGGCTTGGACTCTTCGATGGTCACGAAGTTCAGGAGGAGACTTTTGGGGGagcgcttcttcttcttcttcttcttcttcatctgccGGTTCTCCTGGTTGGGAGAGACCCACTCCCCGCTCTGTTTGCTCTTCTGGACCACTTTGTGGCGCGGGGTCTGGCGGCACCGCACCAGGGCCGTGACGAAGATGACCAGGATGACGGTCATGGTGCCCGcgatgatggcgatgatgatcTTGACGTAGTCGTTGGTCTGCGGGGTGATCTCCCCGTCCCCCACGTTCTGGCCCACGGGGGCGTCCATATTCCTGCGCACCAGCTCCTGGACGTACGAGCCGTTGGTCACGGTCTCGTTCACGAACAGGTGCACCAGGGCAATGGCGTACAGGGACTCCGGCTGGCCCAGGTCGTTGACTTTCACCACCAGCCTGTGCAAGCCGTGGTCCGCGGAGATCACCTTCTCCTTCAGCGTCACGTTGCCCGTGAGTTGGTCGATGGCAAACAGGCCCCTCGAGTTCCCGCCCACGATGCTGTAGCGGAGCTCCGCGTTCATCCCCGTGTCGTTGTCGACGGCGAACACTTTGGTCACCACGGAGCCCGGGCCGGCCGTGGTCGGGACCAGGTCGTACGAGTAGTTGGAGGAGGGGACGACGAAGACCGGCCGGTTGTCGTTCACGTCGACCACGTTGATGGTCACCTTGGCGGTGGACGAACGCTGCAGCCGCCCCGCGTCCACGGCCTTCACCTGGAAAGTGTAAGAGCCTTGCTGTTCCCGGTCGAAAGTGATGTTGGGCCTGATGACGCCGGTCAGCGGGTCGATGATGAAATGGTCCCGGCCGttgaggatggagagggtgaccacCGCGTTCTCCCCGGTGTCCGCGTCCGTCACGGTGATGAGGCCCACCGTGCCGTACATGGGGAGGTTTTCCGGCACGTAGAAGTTGTACTCGTTGTGGGTGAAGGCGGGGCTGTTGTCGTTCTGGTCCAGGACGGACACGGTCACGGTGGCGTTGGCCTGCAGCGGGGGGATCCCGTTGTCCCGGGCCAGGACGGTGAAGGAGTACCTGTCTTGCTTCTCCCGGTCCAACCTCCGCACCGCGGTGAGGATGCCCGTCCGCCGATCCAGGTTGAAGATGGGCGGCGCGTCAGAGCCCAGCACGTAGCTGATCTCGGCGTTACGTCCCCCGTCGGCGTCCGTGGCGCTGATTTTGGTCAGCTGGGTTCCGGGCGCGTTGTTCTCGGGGATCGAGAGCCCGATGACGGGCTGGGTGAAAACGGGCGCGTTGTCGTTTTCGTCCTTTATCTTGATCAGGAGCATGGCCGACTGGTTCAAGGGAGGCTTCCCGGAGTCGGAGGCCACGATCTTGATGGCGTATTCCCGCGTGGCCTCGTAGTCCAGGTACGTGGCCGTCTCCAGGAGGAATTGGTTGTCGAAGACGGGCTTCAGCCGGAATGGAACGTCGTGGTCGGTGAAGCAGGTCACCTTCCCGTTCAGGTCGGCGTCCTTGTCGGTCACGGTGATGAGGGCGATTTTGGTGTTCAGGGGCGCCTTCTCGGACAGGAGCACCGTCCCGTTGGTGGGGTTGATGATGTACCGGGTGTCTATGGAGGGGACATTGTCGTTGATGTCCGTGACGTTCACCGTGACCGTGGCTCGCGACGGCGTCGAGCTGCCGTCGCTGGCTAGGACCGTCAGTTTGTGGGTCGGCGCCTCTTCTCTGTCCAGGACGCCCTTGATGGTGATGAGGCCCGTGGCGTTGTCTATGGCGAACAACCGCTTGGCCAGGCTGGAGATCTGGTTGCTGAAAGAGAAGCGGATCTGGGCGTTGGCCCCGAGGTCGGCGTCTGTGGCGTGGAGCTGGGAGACTGAGGTGCCCACCGGGGCGTTTTCGGGGACGCTCACTTCGATGTCGTTCTCCTTGAAGACCGGGCGGTTGTCATTGACGTCCGTGACCGTCACTTGCAAAATGGCGGTGCTGGACCTCGGAGGGTTGCCGCCGTCTTCGACTTTGATTTTCATCACGTACGTGTCCTTCTGCTCCCGATCCAAGATTTGCTGGACAATGAGCTGAGGCCATTTGTCCCCCTCGGGTGTTTCGATTACATCCAGTCCAAAAACATTCTGGCCCTAGGACGCACAGAGGAGGAGAATCCTATTAGGTCACGGCAACGGTTTCACAAGCCAACACAGAAGGtgggggttttgtttgtttgtttgtttttttcatttatttattttttaatggaacttactaagtgcttactgcggtggcaaggactgtactaagcctgatagtagacaatcaggtcagacccaatccctgtcttatacgtggcactcacagtctaagtcagagggatgattatttaatcctcattttacagatgagggaactggggcacagaaaagttaagtgacttgcccagcatcacagagctgataaatggtggagccagggtaagaacccaggtctcctgactccgaggtctgtgctttttcctctaagccaggctgctcctcctCGGCTTCAAGAAAAAGAACCCCTACCTGTGTTCTTTGATAtgcacagagatggagagaaagtaaCATACTCTGTTTTAAAAGGCTAATCACATATTATTGTTTAAGTGACAGATGAAGAAATCACAGCGGAATTATTTTTTATGACTCCAGTGGCAGAAAATGAAAAGGTCCTTAGTATTCTCCCATCCAGTCCTCCTCCCCAAAAGCTGTTATGCCATTGAAAATGACcgatagaaagaaaaaaatgtgtcTACTCGTCGGGGGCCCATTGTCCGACACATTGTTCTATGCTGGTGGACGGTTTATA is a window encoding:
- the PCDH11X gene encoding protocadherin-11 X-linked isoform X3 — its product is MDLLSGTYLLAVLLACIVFQSGAQEKNYTVREELPENVLIGNLLKDLNLTLDPEVPLSAPLQFKLVYKTGDVPLVRIEENTGEIFTTANRIDREKLCSGIFSENRCFYEVEVAVLPDEVFRLVKIRFLIDDINDNAPLFPSTVINISIPENTAINSRYSVPSAVDPDIGVNGIQHYELLKPKTAPKRPFGSITNEQGQNVFGLDVIETPEGDKWPQLIVQQILDREQKDTYVMKIKVEDGGNPPRSSTAILQVTVTDVNDNRPVFKENDIEVSVPENAPVGTSVSQLHATDADLGANAQIRFSFSNQISSLAKRLFAIDNATGLITIKGVLDREEAPTHKLTVLASDGSSTPSRATVTVNVTDINDNVPSIDTRYIINPTNGTVLLSEKAPLNTKIALITVTDKDADLNGKVTCFTDHDVPFRLKPVFDNQFLLETATYLDYEATREYAIKIVASDSGKPPLNQSAMLLIKIKDENDNAPVFTQPVIGLSIPENNAPGTQLTKISATDADGGRNAEISYVLGSDAPPIFNLDRRTGILTAVRRLDREKQDRYSFTVLARDNGIPPLQANATVTVSVLDQNDNSPAFTHNEYNFYVPENLPMYGTVGLITVTDADTGENAVVTLSILNGRDHFIIDPLTGVIRPNITFDREQQGSYTFQVKAVDAGRLQRSSTAKVTINVVDVNDNRPVFVVPSSNYSYDLVPTTAGPGSVVTKVFAVDNDTGMNAELRYSIVGGNSRGLFAIDQLTGNVTLKEKVISADHGLHRLVVKVNDLGQPESLYAIALVHLFVNETVTNGSYVQELVRRNMDAPVGQNVGDGEITPQTNDYVKIIIAIIAGTMTVILVIFVTALVRCRQTPRHKVVQKSKQSGEWVSPNQENRQMKKKKKKKKRSPKSLLLNFVTIEESKPDDPSHEHINGTLDIPVELEEQTMGKYNWATTPTTFKPDSPDLAKHYKSASPQPTFQIKPETPVPPKKHHVIQELPLDNTFVMGCDSLSKCSSSSSDPYSVSECGCQGGFKTPAPIHTRQL